One stretch of Deinococcus taeanensis DNA includes these proteins:
- the lhgO gene encoding L-2-hydroxyglutarate oxidase, which produces MRFDYAVVGGGIVGLATAHALAARHPGASIVLLEKEDGPARHQTGRNSGVIHSGIYYAPGSLKAKMCAAGVQSMMAFCDEHGIPYDQCGKVIVATAPEELPGLERLYQRGLDNGLNVQKLSAAQVTEYEPHVRALAGIRVPSTGIVSYRQVSAALVDLIRARGADVRFGVTVERLTPSADGYEISTSAGDVAALVLVNCAGLHSDRVARLAGTDPRSSIVPFRGEYYELRPERRALVRGLIYPVPNPDFPFLGVHFTRMIDGSVHAGPNAVLAFAREGYRKTDLNVRDLREVLTNPGFRALARRHLREGAMEMMRSWSKATFVRSLQRLIPEVTADDIVPCAAGVRAQALTPEGKLVDDFLLIDGPNALHVCNAPSPAATSSLEIGRAIAARVPAAPRRHTLSLTPQGVPA; this is translated from the coding sequence GTGCGGTTCGACTACGCGGTTGTCGGCGGGGGCATTGTCGGCCTGGCCACCGCCCACGCGCTCGCCGCGCGCCACCCGGGTGCCAGCATCGTCCTGCTGGAAAAAGAGGACGGGCCGGCCCGGCACCAGACGGGCCGGAACTCCGGGGTGATCCACTCCGGGATCTACTACGCGCCCGGCAGCCTGAAAGCGAAGATGTGCGCCGCGGGCGTGCAGTCCATGATGGCGTTCTGCGATGAGCACGGCATTCCGTACGACCAGTGCGGCAAGGTCATCGTCGCCACCGCGCCGGAGGAGCTGCCCGGGCTCGAGCGCCTCTACCAGCGCGGTCTGGACAACGGCCTGAACGTGCAGAAGCTCAGCGCCGCGCAGGTCACCGAGTACGAGCCGCACGTCCGGGCCCTGGCCGGCATCCGCGTCCCGAGTACCGGCATCGTCTCCTACCGGCAGGTGAGCGCGGCGCTCGTCGACCTTATCCGGGCGCGGGGCGCCGACGTGCGCTTCGGCGTCACCGTCGAGCGCCTGACCCCCAGCGCGGACGGCTACGAGATCAGCACCAGCGCCGGCGACGTCGCCGCGCTGGTGCTCGTCAACTGCGCCGGGCTGCACAGTGACCGCGTGGCCCGCCTCGCCGGCACCGACCCGCGCAGCAGCATCGTGCCGTTCCGCGGCGAGTACTACGAACTGCGCCCCGAACGCCGCGCGCTCGTGCGCGGGCTGATCTACCCGGTTCCCAACCCGGACTTCCCGTTCCTGGGCGTGCACTTCACGCGCATGATCGACGGGTCCGTGCATGCCGGCCCGAACGCCGTGCTGGCCTTTGCCCGCGAAGGCTACCGCAAGACCGATCTGAACGTCCGGGACCTGCGCGAGGTGCTCACCAATCCCGGCTTCCGCGCCCTGGCGCGCCGGCACCTGCGTGAAGGCGCCATGGAAATGATGCGCTCCTGGTCGAAAGCCACCTTCGTGCGCAGCCTCCAGCGGCTCATTCCGGAAGTCACGGCCGACGACATCGTGCCGTGCGCCGCGGGGGTCCGCGCGCAGGCCCTCACGCCCGAAGGCAAACTCGTGGACGACTTCCTGCTGATCGACGGTCCCAACGCGCTGCACGTGTGCAACGCCCCGTCACCGGCCGCCACCTCCAGCCTGGAGATCGGCCGCGCCATCGCCGCGCGCGTTCCGGCGGCGCCCAGGCGCCATACCCTCTCGCTGACCCCCCAAGGAGTGCCCGCATGA
- the rfbC gene encoding dTDP-4-dehydrorhamnose 3,5-epimerase, which yields MIFTETRLRGAFTVDVQAREDHRGLFARTFCQREFAEHGLKVDVAQCNLSVNHVAGTLRGMHYQLAPAAETKLVRCTRGSILDVIVDLRPDSPTYLEHVAVELTEHNRRALYVPELFAHGYQALTDGAEVTYQVGEFYTPGYERGLRFDDPRLGITWPLPVTVISDKDAAWPLLSAEAVLG from the coding sequence GTGATCTTCACCGAGACCCGGCTGCGCGGCGCGTTCACCGTGGACGTGCAGGCGCGCGAGGACCACCGCGGGCTGTTCGCCCGGACCTTCTGCCAGCGCGAGTTCGCCGAGCACGGCCTGAAGGTCGACGTGGCGCAGTGCAACCTCAGCGTCAACCACGTCGCCGGCACCCTGCGCGGCATGCACTACCAGCTCGCCCCGGCCGCGGAAACCAAACTCGTGCGCTGCACCCGCGGCTCCATCCTGGACGTGATCGTGGACCTGCGTCCGGACTCCCCCACCTACCTGGAGCACGTCGCGGTGGAACTCACCGAGCACAACCGCCGCGCCCTGTACGTGCCCGAGCTGTTCGCGCACGGGTACCAGGCGCTGACCGACGGCGCCGAGGTCACGTACCAGGTCGGGGAGTTCTACACGCCCGGGTACGAACGCGGCCTGCGCTTCGACGACCCCCGCCTGGGCATCACGTGGCCGCTGCCCGTGACCGTGATCTCCGACAAGGACGCCGCGTGGCCGCTGCTGAGCGCCGAGGCGGTGCTCGGATGA
- a CDS encoding SDR family oxidoreductase produces the protein MKVLITGTEGYLGAIVAPAVMRAGHSVTAVDTGYYRSGWLYHGVDRTAKTQFKDIRHVTAADFEGVDAVVHMAELSNDPLGQLLPNITYDINHLGSLRLARLAKAAGVGRFVYMSSCSVYGVATEGDVTEASSVNPQTAYAECKVLVERDLRELADGRFSPTFLRNATAFGASPRMRFDIVLNNLAGLAWTSGEIRMTSDGTPWRPLVHANDIARAILCALEAPLEAVHNQVFNVGDTAQNYRVRDIAEIIAATFPGCALSFGANGSDNRSYRVSFEKINTQLPGFACEWNAERGAAQLAALFARIGLTKEEFESRGYTRLKQLEYLLSTGQIDQDFFWTDPFSAALPEPVLMERVP, from the coding sequence ATGAAGGTCCTGATCACCGGCACAGAAGGTTACCTGGGCGCCATCGTCGCGCCCGCCGTCATGCGCGCCGGCCACAGCGTCACCGCCGTCGACACCGGCTACTACCGCAGCGGCTGGCTGTACCACGGCGTGGACCGCACGGCGAAGACGCAGTTCAAGGACATCCGGCACGTCACCGCCGCGGACTTCGAGGGCGTCGACGCGGTCGTGCACATGGCCGAACTCTCCAACGACCCGCTCGGGCAGCTGCTGCCGAACATTACGTACGACATCAACCACCTGGGCTCCCTGAGACTCGCGCGCCTCGCCAAGGCCGCCGGCGTGGGGCGCTTCGTGTACATGTCGTCATGCAGCGTGTACGGCGTGGCAACCGAAGGGGACGTCACCGAGGCGTCGTCCGTCAATCCGCAGACCGCCTACGCCGAGTGCAAGGTCCTCGTGGAACGGGACCTGCGCGAGCTGGCCGACGGGCGCTTCTCCCCGACCTTCCTGCGCAACGCCACGGCCTTCGGCGCCTCGCCCCGCATGCGCTTTGACATCGTGCTGAACAATCTCGCCGGTCTGGCCTGGACGTCCGGGGAAATCCGCATGACCTCCGACGGCACGCCGTGGCGGCCGCTCGTGCACGCCAACGACATTGCGCGCGCCATCCTCTGCGCGCTTGAGGCGCCGCTCGAAGCGGTGCACAACCAGGTGTTCAACGTGGGTGACACCGCGCAGAACTACCGCGTGCGCGACATCGCTGAGATCATCGCCGCGACCTTCCCCGGCTGCGCGCTGAGCTTCGGGGCGAACGGCAGCGACAACCGCAGCTACCGCGTGTCGTTCGAGAAGATCAACACGCAACTGCCCGGCTTCGCCTGCGAATGGAACGCCGAACGCGGCGCGGCGCAGCTGGCCGCGCTGTTCGCCCGCATCGGGCTGACGAAAGAGGAATTCGAATCCCGCGGCTACACCCGCCTCAAGCAGCTCGAGTACCTGCTGTCCACCGGGCAGATCGACCAGGACTTCTTCTGGACCGATCCGTTCAGCGCCGCGCTGCCCGAGCCGGTCCTGATGGAGCGTGTTCCGTGA
- a CDS encoding GAF domain-containing protein: MAHLLAARRRDIVPTVRDHVLREDHPDAPGASSPAAGEDVFTAFTALAGMDPDLPSLLRAASRVLDEQFPGQNATYHEWRGGAWRTLTWAAPAGPVDAGRPEAQPVFAEAVATRQPAYHARLTPDLGEGGPVCAYPLCVGGAVLGVLTVRRPAGQRWRGPDRLLMHALGRSLTVVLERAAAAHSSRALEAFAQLSRDLATETDRLLLVRRAQRIMQGALPAGQILYCEPEGGGWTVRSAVGPEAPVTADGLPFDPLVLAQPWTSRQPLYLDRPGRGPQAPQVPLRPVEPLAALPLLLNGEPVGVLTVALSGPHLWTAQERAMLETTMRHLSLALERADRIAQLNAYAHEAFVAFTEAAGTETNVLELGRQAVAVLHARFPDASAAYYEREAHLWKARVWTPDINEQLAALISAGLPDTPLTREVSRTRAAVFVDAWDEGTQEVQHSSEYATVTNVPLIIGGRVHGILALALRRARPWTEPDKTLVRAVARGLNLSLERSEQARQLQEDRAALEAFAAFTEHAGSETDRLSLAREAIRVVRSNLAQVSAAYYELDDHGWRARVWSDNVAPEVAGQLGRDVPEDAPGFAGALTRGEAVFVDRWDASAHAAPAAATSGAAAFVPLTAGGETRGMFAVRVPDARVWLPREKAIIRAIGRGLGLAIDRAQTARQLRAQNAELGARTRALEGFAALTRELGVRASEQDLVRRAQEVVLSLLPAGYALYYERDGAHWRNRVQVGEVRNPDLQAFIDAGPRVGETPSVDVPWTTRRALYQDEYARGSDTPLTMVGHVNAAASLPVFRNGEPTGVFIAVLFEQRTWSPADRVVLETVVGSLGLALERAGQARQLEAQRAELEARNQVLSAFEDWTRDLSAGIEPLTLIRRAQALLYDLLPVQAAVYYERDGDRWWVRSMLGHYGSDGLRLAHEAGLPDELTGTLRTPAQTGQVLYVEPFDPALDGLGEHMTHVKTTAMLPLMAAGVVRGVFGLARFDQARWSATERTVIETVGRSLELAIDRADKATALERERAALAARTAELAAANEELEAFAYSVSHDLRAPVRHIAGFNALLRTALGPTLDARPARYLQVVDDAAQRMNTLIDAMLELSRTTRQPLKPEPVNLNALVQQAQRDSEPDLLGRTVRWEVGALPVVPGDPNLLRQVMDNLLANALKYTRGREVAVIRVWAEDRPAETAVFVADNGVGFDPRHAGKLFGVFQRLHRADEFEGTGVGLANVRRIIQRHGGQVFARSDPGAGAAFGFVLPKDRPAL, from the coding sequence GTGGCACACCTTCTGGCCGCGCGCCGCCGCGATATCGTGCCGACCGTGCGCGACCACGTACTGCGCGAAGACCATCCGGATGCACCGGGCGCCTCCTCCCCGGCAGCCGGGGAGGACGTCTTCACGGCCTTCACCGCACTGGCCGGAATGGACCCGGATCTGCCTTCGCTGCTGCGCGCTGCCTCGAGGGTGCTGGACGAGCAGTTCCCGGGCCAGAACGCGACCTATCACGAGTGGAGGGGCGGCGCCTGGCGCACGCTGACCTGGGCGGCGCCGGCCGGCCCTGTGGACGCCGGCCGGCCGGAGGCGCAGCCGGTGTTCGCCGAAGCCGTGGCCACCCGTCAGCCCGCCTACCACGCCCGGCTCACGCCTGACCTCGGTGAAGGCGGCCCGGTGTGCGCCTACCCGCTGTGTGTTGGGGGCGCTGTGCTGGGCGTCCTGACGGTCCGCCGGCCGGCCGGGCAGCGCTGGCGTGGGCCGGACCGCCTCCTGATGCACGCTCTGGGCCGGAGCCTGACCGTCGTTCTCGAGCGGGCCGCCGCGGCGCACAGCAGCCGGGCACTGGAGGCGTTCGCGCAGCTGTCGCGGGACCTGGCAACGGAAACGGACCGCCTGCTGCTCGTGCGCCGCGCCCAGCGGATCATGCAGGGCGCGCTGCCGGCCGGGCAGATTCTGTACTGTGAACCCGAAGGCGGCGGCTGGACCGTGAGAAGCGCCGTCGGTCCCGAGGCGCCGGTCACGGCGGACGGCCTGCCGTTCGATCCGCTCGTCCTGGCTCAGCCGTGGACGAGCCGGCAGCCTCTTTACCTTGACCGCCCGGGCCGCGGGCCCCAGGCGCCTCAGGTTCCGCTCCGGCCGGTGGAGCCCCTGGCGGCCCTCCCGCTGCTGCTGAATGGCGAGCCGGTCGGTGTGCTGACGGTCGCGCTGTCCGGCCCGCACCTCTGGACCGCCCAGGAGCGGGCCATGCTCGAAACCACCATGCGGCACCTGAGCCTCGCGCTGGAGCGTGCCGACCGGATCGCGCAGCTCAACGCGTACGCCCACGAGGCGTTTGTCGCGTTCACCGAGGCGGCCGGCACCGAAACGAACGTGCTCGAACTCGGCCGGCAGGCCGTCGCGGTGCTGCACGCCCGCTTTCCAGACGCAAGTGCCGCGTACTACGAGCGTGAAGCGCACCTCTGGAAAGCGCGCGTGTGGACGCCGGACATCAACGAGCAGCTCGCCGCGCTGATCTCTGCCGGGCTGCCCGACACACCACTGACCCGTGAAGTGAGCCGCACCCGCGCCGCGGTCTTCGTGGACGCCTGGGACGAAGGCACGCAGGAGGTGCAGCACTCCTCGGAGTACGCGACTGTCACCAACGTTCCGCTGATCATCGGCGGGCGGGTGCACGGCATCCTGGCGCTGGCGCTGCGCCGGGCGCGGCCCTGGACCGAGCCGGACAAGACACTGGTGCGGGCCGTGGCGCGGGGGCTGAATCTCTCGCTGGAACGCAGTGAGCAGGCCCGGCAGCTGCAGGAGGACCGCGCCGCGCTGGAGGCATTCGCGGCATTCACCGAGCACGCGGGCAGTGAAACGGACCGCCTGAGTCTCGCCCGCGAAGCCATCCGCGTGGTGCGCAGCAACCTCGCGCAGGTCAGCGCGGCGTACTACGAACTGGACGACCACGGGTGGAGGGCGCGGGTCTGGTCGGACAACGTGGCCCCAGAAGTGGCCGGGCAGCTCGGCCGGGACGTGCCGGAAGACGCGCCGGGCTTCGCGGGGGCCCTCACCCGCGGCGAGGCGGTGTTCGTCGACCGCTGGGACGCGTCGGCCCACGCCGCGCCCGCCGCAGCGACGTCCGGCGCAGCGGCGTTCGTGCCGCTGACAGCCGGCGGCGAAACCCGCGGCATGTTTGCAGTGAGGGTGCCGGACGCCCGCGTGTGGCTGCCGCGCGAGAAAGCCATCATCCGCGCTATCGGCCGGGGCCTTGGCCTCGCCATCGACCGGGCCCAGACCGCGCGGCAGCTGCGGGCGCAGAACGCCGAGCTCGGGGCCCGGACCCGCGCCCTGGAAGGCTTCGCGGCGCTCACGCGGGAGCTGGGCGTGCGGGCCAGCGAACAGGACCTGGTCCGCCGGGCGCAGGAGGTGGTCCTGTCGCTGCTGCCGGCCGGGTACGCGCTGTACTACGAGCGGGACGGCGCGCACTGGCGCAACCGGGTGCAGGTGGGCGAAGTCCGCAACCCGGACCTGCAGGCGTTCATCGACGCCGGCCCCCGGGTGGGGGAGACCCCCAGCGTCGACGTTCCGTGGACCACCCGGCGCGCGCTGTACCAGGACGAGTACGCCCGGGGCAGCGATACCCCGCTCACCATGGTGGGGCACGTCAATGCCGCGGCGTCCCTGCCGGTCTTCCGGAACGGTGAGCCCACCGGCGTGTTCATCGCGGTGCTGTTCGAGCAGCGGACCTGGTCGCCCGCCGACCGCGTGGTGCTCGAAACGGTGGTCGGCAGCCTCGGCCTCGCGCTGGAACGCGCCGGTCAGGCCCGGCAGCTCGAAGCGCAGCGCGCCGAGCTCGAAGCGCGCAACCAGGTGCTGTCCGCGTTTGAGGACTGGACCCGTGACCTGAGCGCGGGCATTGAGCCGCTGACCCTGATCCGCCGGGCGCAGGCGCTGCTGTACGACCTGCTGCCGGTGCAGGCCGCGGTGTACTACGAGCGGGATGGCGACCGCTGGTGGGTACGCAGCATGCTCGGTCACTACGGCAGCGACGGACTGCGCCTCGCGCATGAGGCCGGCCTGCCGGACGAGCTCACCGGAACCCTGCGGACGCCCGCCCAGACCGGTCAGGTGCTGTACGTCGAACCGTTCGACCCGGCGCTCGACGGCCTGGGGGAGCACATGACGCACGTGAAGACCACCGCGATGCTGCCGCTCATGGCGGCCGGCGTGGTCCGGGGCGTCTTCGGCCTCGCCCGCTTCGATCAGGCCCGCTGGTCCGCGACGGAACGCACCGTGATCGAAACCGTCGGGCGCAGCCTGGAACTCGCCATCGACCGGGCCGACAAGGCCACGGCGCTGGAACGTGAGCGGGCGGCGCTGGCCGCGAGGACCGCTGAGCTGGCCGCCGCGAACGAGGAACTCGAAGCGTTCGCGTACTCGGTGTCGCACGACCTGCGCGCGCCGGTGCGGCACATCGCCGGATTCAACGCCCTGCTGCGCACGGCACTCGGGCCGACCCTGGACGCCCGGCCGGCCCGGTACCTCCAGGTCGTGGACGACGCCGCTCAGCGCATGAACACCCTGATCGACGCGATGCTCGAACTGTCACGCACCACCCGCCAGCCGCTGAAGCCCGAACCGGTCAACCTGAACGCGCTGGTTCAGCAGGCGCAGCGGGACAGCGAGCCGGACCTGCTCGGCCGGACGGTGCGCTGGGAGGTCGGGGCTCTGCCCGTGGTGCCCGGCGACCCCAACCTGCTGCGGCAGGTGATGGACAACCTTCTGGCCAACGCCCTCAAGTACACGCGCGGCCGGGAAGTCGCAGTGATCCGGGTCTGGGCCGAAGACCGGCCCGCGGAGACCGCCGTGTTCGTGGCTGACAACGGCGTGGGGTTCGATCCGCGCCACGCGGGCAAACTGTTCGGCGTGTTCCAGCGCCTGCACCGCGCCGACGAGTTCGAAGGCACCGGAGTGGGACTGGCGAACGTCCGGCGGATCATCCAGCGGCACGGCGGTCAGGTGTTCGCCCGCAGCGACCCGGGGGCCGGCGCAGCCTTCGGGTTCGTCCTGCCGAAAGACAGACCGGCCCTTTGA
- a CDS encoding putative bifunctional diguanylate cyclase/phosphodiesterase, whose product MDHTSPERELRRLEALRRYQVLDTLPEVAFDRLTRFAGQFLQVPVVMINLVDGQRTWIKSAQGTQVRELDRATACCARTITSDQVHTIADLQAHPEYRRDGLTPQGDVRAYAGAPLVTPDGERIGALAVFDTRVRDFTPLEQRFLQDLAAIVVDSLELRLTVRLWQEAQRHSATLAHHDPLTGLPNRLLLLDRAGLAFHQAQRSGHAVGVVVLDLDGFKSVNDSLGHSVGDALLKEVGRRLSASVRHHDTVARLGGDEFVILLPELTHPADAAQVAQKLLDCLHEPVALGERHIELTASLGIAIYPMNGAGPDEHSPEAHATALLQAADTAMYEAKAAGKAHYRFFSHDMTLTAQRKVILRTQLAQAIHDGRMALHYQPQVDLHSGEVVGVEVLARWPQPDGSWVPPLEFIPLAEENHLIHDLGAWVLRTACRQLAQWHALGAVDWTLSVNVSARQWKDPAFFALVQRTLKDTGLRPGRLVLEVTEAVTVAAPHEAAVLTQAFAALGVRVALDDFGSGYTSLSQMQELSVQQLKVDRSFVARLAGTPKARAVAETIIMLGRQLGITMIAEGIETAEQRDQLQHLACQLGQGYLLGPPVPADAFYEQYARKSSAR is encoded by the coding sequence ATGGACCACACCAGCCCTGAACGTGAGCTGAGGCGCCTGGAGGCGCTGCGCCGCTACCAGGTGCTGGACACGCTGCCGGAAGTCGCGTTCGACCGCCTGACCCGCTTCGCCGGCCAGTTCCTTCAGGTGCCGGTGGTCATGATCAACCTCGTGGACGGCCAGCGCACCTGGATAAAGTCCGCGCAGGGCACCCAGGTGCGAGAACTCGACCGCGCCACCGCCTGCTGCGCGCGCACCATCACCAGCGACCAGGTGCACACCATCGCGGACCTCCAGGCCCACCCGGAGTACCGCCGCGACGGCCTGACCCCGCAGGGCGACGTGCGGGCCTACGCGGGCGCGCCGCTGGTCACCCCCGACGGCGAACGGATCGGTGCGCTGGCCGTGTTCGACACCCGCGTGCGCGACTTCACGCCGCTCGAACAGCGGTTCCTGCAGGACCTCGCGGCCATTGTGGTCGACTCGCTCGAATTGCGCCTCACCGTGCGGCTGTGGCAGGAAGCGCAGCGTCACAGCGCCACGCTCGCGCACCACGATCCGCTCACCGGTCTGCCCAACCGCCTGCTGCTGCTCGACCGCGCCGGGCTGGCCTTCCACCAGGCGCAGCGGTCCGGACACGCAGTCGGCGTCGTCGTCCTGGACCTGGACGGCTTCAAAAGCGTGAACGACTCCCTGGGCCACAGCGTGGGAGACGCGCTGCTCAAGGAGGTGGGCCGGCGCCTGAGCGCCAGCGTCCGCCACCACGACACCGTCGCGCGCCTCGGCGGGGACGAGTTCGTGATTCTCCTGCCGGAACTCACCCACCCTGCCGACGCCGCGCAGGTCGCGCAGAAACTCCTGGACTGCCTGCACGAACCCGTGGCGCTGGGCGAACGTCACATCGAACTCACGGCCAGCCTGGGCATCGCCATCTACCCCATGAACGGCGCGGGCCCCGACGAGCACAGCCCCGAGGCGCACGCCACCGCCCTGCTGCAGGCGGCCGACACCGCCATGTACGAGGCCAAGGCCGCCGGCAAAGCCCACTACCGCTTCTTCAGCCACGACATGACCCTCACCGCGCAGCGCAAGGTGATCCTGCGCACCCAGCTGGCGCAGGCCATTCACGACGGCCGCATGGCCCTGCACTACCAGCCGCAGGTGGACCTGCACAGCGGTGAGGTCGTCGGCGTCGAAGTGCTGGCCCGCTGGCCCCAGCCGGACGGCAGCTGGGTGCCGCCCCTGGAGTTCATTCCGCTGGCCGAGGAGAACCACCTCATCCACGACCTCGGCGCGTGGGTGCTGCGCACCGCCTGCAGGCAACTCGCGCAGTGGCACGCGCTGGGCGCGGTCGACTGGACCCTCTCGGTCAACGTCTCCGCACGGCAGTGGAAGGACCCGGCCTTCTTCGCCCTGGTGCAGCGCACCCTGAAAGACACCGGCCTGCGGCCCGGCCGCCTGGTGCTGGAGGTCACCGAGGCCGTCACGGTGGCGGCCCCCCACGAAGCGGCCGTGCTCACCCAGGCGTTCGCCGCGCTGGGCGTGCGGGTGGCGCTGGATGATTTCGGCAGCGGGTACACCAGCCTCAGCCAGATGCAGGAACTGAGCGTGCAGCAGCTGAAGGTGGACCGCTCGTTCGTGGCCCGGCTCGCCGGAACGCCCAAGGCGAGGGCCGTGGCGGAAACCATCATCATGCTCGGCCGGCAGCTTGGCATCACCATGATCGCCGAAGGCATTGAAACGGCCGAGCAGCGCGACCAGCTTCAGCACCTCGCCTGCCAGCTCGGCCAGGGGTACCTGCTGGGGCCCCCCGTCCCCGCGGACGCGTTCTACGAGCAGTACGCCCGCAAAAGCAGCGCGCGCTGA
- the rfbF gene encoding glucose-1-phosphate cytidylyltransferase, whose amino-acid sequence MKAVIFAGGLGTRISEESTVRPKPMIEVGGRPILWHIMKIYASHGITDFVVLCGYKQYMIKEYFANYFLHMSDVTFDMRTNTPRIHHAHAEPWCVTLVDTGEETMTGGRLKRARQYLEGETFCLTYGDGVGNIDIGATIDFHRRHQRLATMTVVQPPGRFGAVALEEGYSVRSFQEKPTGDGAWINGGFFVLEPEVLDYIDGDTTTWEAEPLRHLARDGQLGAYRHGGFWQPMDTLRDKHVLEEMWREHQAPWKVW is encoded by the coding sequence ATGAAGGCAGTCATTTTTGCTGGCGGTTTAGGAACGCGCATCAGTGAAGAGAGCACCGTCCGGCCCAAACCCATGATCGAGGTCGGGGGCCGGCCGATCCTGTGGCACATCATGAAGATCTACGCCTCGCACGGCATCACGGATTTCGTCGTGCTGTGCGGCTACAAGCAGTACATGATCAAGGAGTACTTCGCGAACTACTTCCTGCACATGTCCGACGTGACCTTCGACATGCGCACGAACACGCCGCGCATCCACCACGCGCACGCCGAGCCGTGGTGCGTGACCCTGGTTGACACCGGCGAGGAAACCATGACCGGCGGGCGGCTCAAACGCGCCCGGCAGTACCTCGAAGGCGAAACCTTCTGCCTCACCTACGGCGACGGCGTCGGCAACATCGACATCGGCGCCACCATCGACTTCCACCGCCGCCACCAGCGCCTCGCGACCATGACGGTGGTGCAGCCCCCGGGGCGCTTCGGTGCGGTGGCCCTGGAAGAAGGCTACTCGGTGCGCAGCTTCCAGGAGAAACCCACCGGCGACGGCGCGTGGATCAACGGCGGGTTCTTCGTCCTGGAACCCGAGGTGCTGGACTACATCGACGGGGACACGACCACCTGGGAAGCCGAGCCGCTGCGGCACCTCGCGCGTGACGGGCAGCTTGGCGCGTACCGGCATGGAGGGTTCTGGCAGCCGATGGATACCCTGCGCGACAAGCACGTCCTTGAAGAGATGTGGCGCGAGCATCAGGCGCCCTGGAAGGTCTGGTAG
- a CDS encoding MFS transporter, producing MGAVHSRLSPAHAPPAAPPLLSAGLILVVVMVAFESMAVSTVLPRVSEDLRGLALYGWASSAFLLSSLFGAVLSGVLADRRGLAASAALALGVFAVGLLIAALAPSMPAFVLGRLVQGLGAGGLGALPFAVISVGYPEGARARMLAAVSSAWLLPALVGPLVASVVADTWSWRAVFWGLLPLLALSAPLCVLPLRGVARAPQPTADHAVLRPALALSLAAGALIEGLRRPDLWALPLAALGLGGAVWSARTLFPRGMWRLQPGLPAALVVRGGAAFAVMGSSSFLPLALHTLRGLNLTQAGWLLSVGGATWTLGSWIQARLEQRGGAHRRAHRVRMSMALLVVAAATTAAGVLGALPLWAAYAGWCLAGLAMGVGYNSNSLFALASVAPAGAGRLSGQLANIEVLMVAVAAGAGGALIARVQPMEQAFTLAFLLTGGGALLSALAAARLDGRGH from the coding sequence ATGGGCGCCGTGCACTCCCGCCTGTCTCCCGCCCACGCTCCGCCGGCAGCGCCTCCACTGCTCAGCGCCGGCCTCATCCTGGTCGTGGTGATGGTCGCCTTCGAATCCATGGCGGTCAGCACCGTCCTCCCGCGCGTCTCTGAGGACCTGCGCGGCCTGGCGCTGTACGGCTGGGCGTCCAGCGCGTTTCTGCTCTCCAGCCTGTTCGGCGCGGTGCTCAGCGGCGTTCTTGCCGACCGGCGGGGACTGGCCGCCAGCGCGGCCCTGGCCCTGGGGGTGTTCGCCGTGGGCCTGCTGATCGCCGCGCTGGCGCCGTCCATGCCGGCGTTCGTGCTTGGGCGCCTCGTTCAGGGGCTCGGGGCCGGGGGGCTGGGCGCCCTGCCCTTTGCCGTGATCAGCGTGGGCTACCCCGAAGGCGCCCGGGCCCGCATGCTCGCGGCCGTATCGAGCGCGTGGCTGCTGCCCGCGCTGGTGGGCCCGCTGGTGGCGAGCGTGGTGGCGGACACCTGGTCCTGGCGGGCCGTCTTCTGGGGCCTGCTGCCCCTGCTGGCCCTGAGCGCGCCGCTGTGCGTGCTGCCGCTGCGCGGCGTGGCCCGCGCCCCGCAGCCCACCGCCGACCACGCTGTCCTCCGGCCGGCCCTGGCGCTCTCACTGGCGGCCGGCGCCCTGATCGAGGGCCTGCGCCGCCCGGACCTGTGGGCCCTGCCGCTGGCGGCCCTGGGGCTGGGCGGCGCCGTGTGGTCCGCCCGGACGCTGTTTCCCCGCGGCATGTGGCGCCTGCAGCCGGGCCTCCCGGCCGCGCTGGTCGTCCGTGGCGGCGCCGCGTTCGCAGTGATGGGCTCAAGCTCGTTCCTGCCGCTGGCCCTGCACACCCTGCGCGGCCTGAACCTGACCCAGGCGGGCTGGCTGCTCAGCGTGGGCGGCGCGACCTGGACGCTGGGCTCCTGGATCCAGGCCCGGCTGGAGCAGCGTGGCGGCGCGCACCGGCGAGCCCACCGGGTGCGGATGAGCATGGCGCTGCTGGTGGTGGCCGCCGCCACCACCGCGGCCGGGGTGCTGGGCGCGCTGCCGCTGTGGGCCGCGTACGCCGGGTGGTGCCTGGCCGGTCTGGCGATGGGCGTCGGGTACAACAGCAACAGCCTGTTCGCCCTGGCCAGCGTCGCGCCGGCCGGCGCCGGGCGGTTGTCCGGCCAGCTGGCCAACATCGAGGTGCTGATGGTGGCCGTGGCCGCGGGCGCCGGCGGCGCCCTGATCGCGCGCGTGCAGCCGATGGAGCAGGCGTTCACGCTGGCGTTCCTGCTCACGGGCGGCGGCGCGCTGCTCAGCGCTCTGGCCGCCGCCCGCCTGGACGGGCGCGGTCACTGA